A genomic stretch from Thermococcus sp. MV5 includes:
- a CDS encoding Lrp/AsnC family transcriptional regulator — protein sequence MKLIEEVPVMDLDHDEILVLKTVFKGKLDDLDIKIYQALRENGRISDTKIAEKLGISITTVRRRRLRLQDEGILQVIGLLLLRAADAAYADVLVKLNQQIRIEEINEFIHEAIKNPRIYEVTMYLGGEYDLLLRFFEANFERLRYHVDKFLRNHKVVEKYSVYPAIGSPKAWYKSFKLKF from the coding sequence GTGAAATTAATTGAGGAGGTTCCAGTTATGGATCTAGACCATGACGAAATCTTAGTCCTAAAAACAGTTTTTAAAGGAAAACTAGATGATTTAGATATAAAGATATACCAAGCATTAAGAGAAAATGGAAGAATCAGCGATACCAAAATTGCAGAAAAGCTTGGCATTTCTATAACTACAGTTAGACGAAGGCGATTACGGCTCCAAGATGAGGGAATATTGCAAGTAATTGGTCTCCTACTTCTGAGAGCCGCTGATGCTGCATATGCCGATGTTTTGGTTAAATTGAACCAGCAAATTCGAATTGAAGAGATCAACGAATTTATTCATGAAGCAATAAAAAATCCCAGAATATACGAAGTAACCATGTATCTTGGAGGGGAGTACGACCTTCTGTTAAGATTCTTTGAAGCTAATTTTGAGCGACTTAGGTATCATGTGGATAAATTCCTTAGAAATCACAAAGTAGTAGAGAAATACAGTGTTTATCCTGCAATAGGAAGTCCGAAAGCATGGTATAAATCATTCAAATTGAAGTTTTAA